From the genome of Bos indicus isolate NIAB-ARS_2022 breed Sahiwal x Tharparkar chromosome 2, NIAB-ARS_B.indTharparkar_mat_pri_1.0, whole genome shotgun sequence:
aatcccatggacagaggagcctgacgggctagtccatggggttgcaaagagttggacatgactgagcagttgagCATGCGTGAACGTACTTAAATATAATGGGATTGTCAGATTCTTAGCCTTGTGGATCTGTGCTTCCTATTTTAGGGCCAGGACATGAACATTTCCGTGATGCTCCCCGCCCTGATCATCCCCCTCACGACGGTCATTCCCCAGCTAGCAGAGAACGGTCCTCTTCTCTCCAAGGCATGGACATGGCATCTTTACCACCCCGAAAGCGCCCCTGGCATGATGGGCCGGGAACCTCTGAGCACAGAGAAATGGATGCCCCAGGAGGTCCTTCTGAGGATCGAGGAGGCAAAGGTAAGTGAGGCTGGTGATTACAGCTTGGGAGCTGTGGGTGCTACAGCCCTGCCAGGAAGGCTTCAGGGTTACTGGAAGCCCCATCCCAGTGTATGCCTGTTCTGTCTGTCCCTACTGGGGCACCCCACACTGGGGTACTAGGGGTCCTTTACCCTCCAGGGCTTAGACTGCAGAGATACATGTTCccaattgtggtgcagccagtgGATGACTGCAAGCTCAGTCTCTGCACAGGTCTCCTCCACTTGCTTCCAGGAGTGCCTGGTTTGTTCACGTTTTCCACTACGGCTCTTTTTCAGACTGTCCCAGCACTTTCTCTGCTGATCTGTGAGACTCTTGCTCTGATTGGCAGATGTGCTCTGGTAAAGACTGCTCTGAGCCCTCGGGGCCGTTGTCAGGGGCAGGGAGGATTATCTTCTCTCAGGTTCTGTGCCTTTGTTTTTAGAAGGAGCTCTGCTTGTGGCCAGAGTCACAAAGACTTTGGGGAACATGGTCTGGAAGTGGTTTTCTTTTCATGGGGGCAAATGTTGCAGTGTCTGTCATCGTAGAGTAAATGTTTGTACCAGGAGTTActaaaaagttgaaataaaagtCACATGTAAAACCACTGTTTCATTTCAGGCCGAGGGGGCCCAGGACCTTCTCAGAGAGTGCCTAAGTCCGGACGTTCCAGCTCCTTGGATGGAGACCACCATGATGGATACCACAGAGATGAACCTTTTGGGGGCCCTCCAGGCAGTGGTACCCCTTCTAGAGGGGGCCGGAGTGGCAGTAACTGGGGTAGAGGGAGTAACATGAACTCTGGCCCACCAAGGCGAGGAGCTTCgagggggggtgggaggggtcgGTAGAAGTTGGGGCTCAAACCCCCTAGGCCTCTCTGGACAGTATTTAAGAGCTTCTGCAGActttccaagagaaagaaaaggagacctGCACCGTGTGGCCCTGAACTCTCTCTGGGCAGCTGAATCCCAGGAGCCCCTACTGAGGTCTTCAAGATGAAGAGACTGCTGCTGGCGACCCAGAGTAGCTGGCCTTGTTTTGTCCTGTCCACCCTCACTGCCCGAAATCCCACATGGGTTTGTGAAGATAAAAgctggaatctttttttttttaagtgtcacaAGACATGGAGCACCTCCACAAATTTAAGTTCATGTCCAATCGAAAATTTGTTTCTATATGTACAGTTGTCAGAGAAAAAACATTAAGTTGTTTTTGTATGAATACAGAATGTGATTTACGCAAGAATTAACAGAAAACAACTAGTCGTCAAGTGCTTGCCTTAAGGAAACCTTTAGTTTCCGTCGCATCTGGTCTGCTGAGAGGTGTACAACTACTGCTTACATTTGTGAACATCCTTGATGGGAATCTCTAAGTCATCTAAATTAACTCAtctgtgaattttgtttttaaacaaattcttaTCTAGCCATTCTGTCACACTTACTTTTGTAGCATAGTGAAAAATACTTCAAAACTATAATGTGGTTTGAAGTTAGATTCAAAGCCTTATTAGTTAGACCTGCTGTGGCAAATGGAAAATTatacactgaagaaaaaaaaaatctggatgtCCAAGCAGAGGTCTCCCTTGGCTGCATCTTCTAGTAATTACACCTTAGCCTTgagttgtttttttctgattagaGGAACATAAGCTAGAAATCATCTACACATACCTTTTGAATACTGTAAATCATTTCAAAATGGTTTTAAGTTGAAAAGGAATGGATCAAAATCTTTCTTAAAACAGTTCtgcaaaatttaaataatgtCTTCCTCTTCCACACTAGCTCTGTGGAAACACCAGTGTTTAAGGCGGAGGATTGTTCAATTAAAAGTGAGCCAGGAAGGTCTCATCCACAACAGATTCTTTTAGTTTTAAATGAATAGGACAGTTGGCCCACTTTGAATTGGAAGCCAAAAGTTCAGTTTGAGATTACCCCAGGATACTTTCTATACTGACCCcttactttgtttttataaaaagtcttttttattcttcaaagGACATCCTGTGGTCACCCTCACTACTTCGACAACTTCAGCTGGGCACTGGAGACAAGTTTATTTGACAAATTTAGTGGTGCTGGAAAGTGTCAGTAGTTGCTTAGAAAAGGGATATTGACATAGTTGGCGTATATAAAAACTTCTAATTGGTTCtccactaatttaaaaaatggtaaaaagcTAAGTTACTTATGCAGATAAAATGTTTACCACACATAAACACTGCCTTTTTTAGGGTGTTAGAACCTAGAGGCTTCAAGAGATTTTCTCTTTACTTTGCAATTTAAAACATCCTATTTATCAGCACCTTGCTCTAAACACACCTATAGGAGGCTCAAGATTGCTTTAGGTTTGTGGATATTCTTTATTTGCcctctactgctgctaagtcgcttcagtcatgtccaactctgtgcaaccgcatagacggcagcccaccaggctccaccgtccctgggattctccaggcaagaacactggagtgggttggcatttccttctccaatgcatgaaagtgaaaagtgaaagtgaagtcgcttggtcgtgtccgactcttagcaaccccatggattgcggcccaccagggtcttccatccatgggattttccaggcaagagtactggagtggggtgccattgccttctccatgccctCTACTGGTATAGCTTAAAAAGAAGTTGTAATCAAATTCCAAGAGGATAAAAAGGGATCCAGAGCACAAAACCATAATAGAcagtttattgttgttcagttggtaagtcgtgtctgactctacgatcctatggactgtagcatatcaggctcttctgtcctccactgtctcctggaatttgctcaaattcatgtccattgtgtcagtgatgccatccaattatctcatcctctgtcttccgcttctccttttgccctgtttttcccagcatcagggtcttttgcagtgcaTTGGCTCTTCATATCACATGGCTGAagtactgcagcttcagcattagtttttccaattcagggttgatttcctttaggattgactggtttcatcttacagtccaagggactctcaagaatcttctccagccccacaacccaaaagtatcaattcttcagcacccaactttctttatggttcaactctcacatccagacatgactactggaaaaactatagctttgactatacagacctttgtcagcaaactgatgtctcagctttttaatatactgtctgggtttgtcatagccgtctttccaagcagcaagtgtctttttggagcctaaaaaaataaaatctgtcactgtttccaattttcccccatctatttgccatgaagtgatgggacagatgccatgatgttagttttctgaatgttgagttttaagccaggtttttcacactcctctttcacgcacatcaggaggctctttagctcctcttcactttctgctattggagtggtattatctgcatatctgaggttgttgatatttcttctggaaattttgattccaacCTGTGATTCAACcagtctgacatttcacatgatgctacgctgcatgtaagttaaataatcagggtaacagtatacagccttaatgaactcctttctcaattttgaatcagtctgttgttccatgtccagttctaactgttgcttcttgacctgcatacaggtttctcaggagacaggtaaggtggtctggtagtcccatctctttaagaatttttcagtttgatgtGATCCTCACAGTAAAGGCTTTAgtacagtcaatgaagcagaagtatatgtttttttggaattcccttgttttttctatgatccaacagatgttggcaatttgatctctggttcctttgccttttctagagattaggctccttttttttttttttttttttctgagactcATGTGCTAAAAACTTTATCATAAGATTTTAAGGCTTTAACTCCAAAAACACTACCTCAGTAAGCAGATAACCAGGTTGCATTTTGAGAATGAATTCATTTAGAGAAAACGGAAAACTCaacatttttattacttaatGTATATATCTGCATTTTAAATCATCACTGTCAAAATACATACAATATATTGtgctttgaattttataaaaacagattTCCTGACAGTGAATTCTTGGGAAAATGctggaaaaacaatttttaaaaatagcatcaaTATAAAAATGGGCTAAATGCGGTAAAATCTTCAGCCTAAAATTTAGAACTAAAATACAGATTTAACTAGGGGTTAGAGAAAGCAGCCAGTGGTACACTTtccagtcaaaaaaataaatcattcccCCAAAACAGTGGATTTGCTTTTACAAACACCTAGTAGTTGTGCCTCTCGAGGCAGGTAACCCTGTTAACTGATGGGGGGAAAAGCAGGCTTCTTTCAAAATAAGGGGGTGGGAGTAAGTGCCTCTCCAGGCAGGTAACCCTATTAACTGGGGGAAAGCAGGCTTCTTTCAAAATAAGGGGGGTGGGAGTAAGTGCCTCTCGAGGTAGGTAACCCTATTAACTGATGGGGGGGAAAGCAGGCTTCTTTCAAAATAAGGGGGGTGGGAGTAAGTGCCTCCCGAGGTAGGTAACCCTATTAACTGATGGGGGGAAAGCAGCCTTCTTTCAAAGTAAGGGGGGTGGGAGTAAGTGCCTCTTGAGGCAGGTAACCCTATTAACTGATGGGGGGGAAAGCAGCCTTCTTTCAAAGTAAGGGGGTGGGAGTAAGTCTACTTCAGCGACCACTTGGAGCAGGGCTTGTTGGACACTGATCAAGacctataaatataaattttgaggCTGGAGGAAGAGGCAAAACTCTGTTGCCTGACAGCCTGTTTAAGCAATGCTAATCCAGTCCCAGGAAACAATTACTTTCAAGTTGTTCTCAACCTTAGCagaaaaaggaaatcatttgGGAAGCTTAAAAAACAATACTGATGCCAatctccccctcaccccacccagagattctgactgaactgaaatttgacTCAAGTAACTCTCATGTGAACTGAGAACCACTGGCATAGGATTAAAACTTCTTAAATACAGTTTACTTCCCAGTTAATATGTAGCTAGTgaaaaaatgttgttttatttatggACTTAACCAGAATACTGAGCCCATTCTTTCTGGAAATAAGGTAAGTCCTAGACCAAGGTGCTAAatctaaaaatgaagaaaatttggcAATTAGGTATGAAAAGCACCTTACATTCCATTAAGATCAGAATATCAAGTGTAAACTATGGTTCAAAAGCACATCATAACATTAGGAATGAAAAACGACCCTGTAGAAATCCACGGTTTCCATCCAATAGGATAACTGGATGTGGAATTATCTTCCTGTCTGCCAGGCATTTCCTTAGCTGAGTTCTGTCCTTGGACCTCTGAGCATTTACGTGCACCTTACTGGATACCATGCTTCTTGGTCCATGGTTTCCTTATGTAATGCAGAACCAGCTGTCCTTTAATTTTATAAGACCTCATGTTAACAATTTCAccaaaataagagaaaactgaGATAAACCGTATTAACTAAAGCACTTGAAAAAATTACAGTGGCTAAAGTCAGCATTTAATCTGCTAACTCCTATGGATACACTCACGTTGAAGAACAAGGGGAAAATCTTCCAAAAGCGAAAGAAAGCACGTTTAGTGGAACTAAGCTACTGCGATCTACCCCTGGGTTTTTTTAGGTGACAAAACGTGAAAGACAAATCCGGGAAAATAAGGGCAGTCAATCAAAACGGAAAAGCTATTTCCTCTTTTTACTGAGTGTAATCTAAGACCACGGTTAACGCAAAAACAATTTATCACTAATATTCATAGCGTCCTATCACCAATTCAAAACAAAATCTGGTTTTCACAGCACTTGCTGCCGAGTGTAGCACAAAATGCAGAAATCGAGGAGCTTCCCAAACTCCTTGTGTCTCAGTTTACAGTTCGCTGGCACAGTAAAGGAGCAGCTTCTACCCCGTGCGGTCTGGGAACGGACAGGCGCAGTCCTTGGTTTGGCTGGCGGTGGGCCTAGAGCCGGTTGTCCGTGTCCCCTTGATGGCGCATCCTGGGGACGGATTCTGCGTCCTTCCGACGGCGCGGACCGCGGGCCTCAAACGGGGAGCGCCTTGGCGAGGGCGGCGCCCGGGCCCAAGCGCCCGAGTGTGATGCGCAGAGCGGTGCCCGCGCCCCGAGGAAGCACGCCCAGCAACGCGGCCAGCAGTGCGGCCACTTGTGCGCAGGCGCCCAGCGCTGTGAGCAACGTACTCCGCAAACACAGCGCCGCGTATAGCGTCACGCCTAGCGCAAACACGTAGAGCAGCGCGGGCCGCGAGGGTGCCTCCTCGCCGCGTAGCAGGCGTCCACACGCTGCGCCGCCTCGCAGTAGTGTGCCTCCTGCTAGTGCCAACGCCGAGCCCAGCGACCACAGCAGCGCGAACTTCCGGGCgcgcagcagcagcacaggcgcGTAGAGTGCGGCCAGGCCGAAGCAGAGCGCAGCCAGCAGCAGGCACACGCCACTCGCCGCCAGCCGCTGAGTGCGCGTCACGCTGGGCAGGCACGTCTGTCCCGCCGCCGGCTCCGCGGGGCTCTGTGTCCACGTCCAGCGCAGGCCTACGCGGCTGAACCACGCCCTGGCCCCCGCCGCGGACTCCTTCGCCTCTCCCGCGGCGAGCAGTGGCTCCGTGGCCGCAGGGCCGCCCGCTTTCCCCTGCGCCAGATATTCCTGCAGCTGGCGGTTGAGGTCCGCCATGTTGGATGGACGCTTCCGCGAAGTCGCGAGGTGGGGGGGGTGCAGCCTCCCACTTCCGGCTCTACTCGGTCGGCTTTGGAAACTGCTCGGACCTCGGGCGGCTGTTAGTCCGCCGGGACGGAAGGGGCGGGGCTTGTGGTTCCACTGCCTACGTGGTCTCGACTGGCACTTGCGCTGAGACCGCGGCTGTACCCCTGCGTGTAGCATCCGGACACCTTCTTCAGTGTCCGCTGTAGGCGCGGACAGGGCTTGGGTGAATTATATTAGCATTAGAAGTTAGTTGAGGGGCGTGAGCTCGTGTGgctataaatgaaagaaacttgTGTGTCTTGACTTTACGGTTATCAGTATCGTGATTCTGTGCTGTAGTTTTCTAATATTTGGCCATTGGGGAGAAATGGGGAAAGGGTATACGGTCTTAAACTATGCTAATCtataacttaatttttaatttaatgttttaagaagCTCACGCTTCAGGTCGTAAGTGGTTTCTTTGGGAATGCTACAGAGCTGAAGCAGAGTTAACCGCCCACTCCCACTGATGTGCTTCTCTTCTCTTACCCGTTTCAGCATAGGTCTGGCAATATTGTTTCAAGCCCCAggtcatatatgtatatttttggcCCACATTGTCATGCTTCTGATGCACCTCCGGGTACAAGTTTCCAGACCCATCAGATAATTCTGAAGCGCTTGTTCACGGCTCGGTTAATTTCTGATCTTTTTTCAGAACCTCCTTGAAGTTCCTTGGCTTGTTATGTAGGTCACAGCCATCTGGGTGTCTGCTAGGACTTGTGGTTTCCCTGCTCTCTGGTTTCTGCTTGGCTAATTCCTGTTCTCAGACATTCAGAGTAAGCTGCACCTCTTGTTTACATCTCTCACTGAGGTGCACTTTCTCTGAGTTCTCATCTATCCCAATTGTGAAAGTTTATTTGTTCAAGGCAGTGCCAGCAGCTTGAGGACAAGTTCTCTCTTATCTCCCTTTTCTTTGGACCTGGACAGCAAAGGCACTCAAACGGACGTTGACCTGATTGACACAGCTGTCGATTTGAGTGCAGTAAAGCCTTTGTAGATGTTGAAGCCTTCGGTTgaaaaacctatttttaaagtGTCTATTGTGAATTTAAATATGATGGTATGGAAGTCTTTGTGATGTAGAGTGCAACCCAGTTAAGTACTACAGCAGTGTATTCTTGTACAGATCTTTGATTTACTTGCCCCAGAAGCACTGGGAATGGGAGGCAAGGCTGAGCGCTGTAGGCTTTCTTCTGTCGCTGACTTTGGAGGCACTGCAGGAGAAAAGAGGGTATCTCCCTGTATCTGTTTCTTTTGTCTGTACTAGCTCCCCTCACTCCTTGGTACTGGCTTCCCCTGCACAACTCCAGCTGATGACTGGTGACCGTCCTTTGTCCTTTATGACAAGATAAGTATTAATGATTTCCTGCtgttgtcatgtctgacttttcagttttcttgttaCCTGTGTAACCAGTTTTCCCCTATTAAATTACTCCCTTTAATACTTTGTTTTCCTGGTTGGATCTTGACTGTTGTTACTGAACAAGCAAACTTGGTTCCACTTGCCCAATGTGCAGCAAAGCCAATCTGCTGACCCTGGATTGCGGTGGAGGAACGTATCGTGTTTATTGTAGGGTGGCAAGCGCCTTGCTCACATGACCCGAACTCCCTAATGGCTTTCAGGGACAGGTTTCTGAAACTGTGAGGGAGAGGGTCACAGGGTGCAAGGTCAGCTCATACACAAGTATTGTTGATtagttgatggtgaggtaactgGGTGATATGGGAATCTCAACTGCCAACTTAAAAAAAGTGCATAATGGGAGAGTTgtgaatgaaattttatttcgGGCAAAAtgtgaggactatagcctggaaGACAGTATCTCAGATAGCCCTGAGAAACTCTTCCAAAGAGGTAGGgtgaaggtcagtatatatgtgattttgctGAAGGGGAAATATGGAAataagcacatatatatattttttttttgcaaaaggtTTCTTCTAGTCATGAGCAGTTGTCACCATCtgagtgcttttctagatatgagaggacacaagaattgggctcataaaattggctcctgaaaatatctacctgaagacctgttctgccaatTTTTCCCAgagcgtcagttcagttcatttgctcagtcgtgtccgactctttgtgaccccatggactgcagcacgccaggcctccctgtccatcaccagctcccggagttcacccaaacccacgttcatcaagttggtgatgccatccaaccatctcatcctctgtcatccccttctcctcctgccctcaatctttcccagcatcagggtcttttcaaatgagtcaggtcttcgcatcaggtggccaaagtattggagtttcagcttcaacatcagtcctgctgATAGCCTgcttcatttctgctctccaccctgaactccttttagGGAGTGTTGgaaatcagcagctgcagcagcacccactttaatccttgtagaggtggatggcaagtgccaatggtAGGTGCCAGTTTGTAGTTAGGGCCCCCTCATGGTAATAAATTTGTTCATGCTTTGAGAGGCATTTTATGACCATTTTGTCCACTGGTGCTAGGAAGGCTTATTCCTGGGTCTGGCAGAGATTTTGCTGCAAGGCCACTCAATATGCTATTATTGGACTAGGTCTTATAAACAATAGCTAAAAGTAATGTTGGATCATCTGTCTGGCTAGTCTGTTATAGTCCAGGAAAAAATTCCCTCTTGTAGCATCTTCCTGTATCAAGAATCACTCTATTACAGTAATTGATCTCATATGGAACCATATATTTGATCAGTTGCTTCAAGTTGCCTAGTCATTATATTTATTGGAAGCTCAGTCACACAGTTGGTAATATAAGGAACAATAGTCTTGTAAAACAggcaaaatacaaataatatagcTAATACATTAATTAGaattataagtaaatatttaagccAAAAACTTCCCATGCCAAATCAGTTTTTCAAGAGATCGTCAAGACTAGGAAGTGGGTCACTTAAGGCAGAAATGTGGTTTCTCATATGATTCATTAAATGTGTTAGAGGATTCATCAGGTACAGGTTTCAGTTTGAGTTATGGCACAAGTGCCTCCCTGAGCTGCTGAAGGATGTCAAATGTCATGTGGTCTTCTAGCACTTTTCTCATTATAGAGACAGAATTCGGTAGGCTAATAGCctggttcagttcatttcagtttggtcgctcagttgtgtctgactctttgcaaccccatggactgcagcacaccaggcttccctgtccatcaccaaacccagAGCTTAATTAaagtcatgtctattgagtcggtgatgccatccaaccatcttatcctctttcgtccccttctcctcctgccttcagtctttgcagGATCGGAGTCtcgtccagtgagtcagttctttgcattaggtggccaaagttttggagtttgagcttcagcatgagtccctccaatgaatattcaggactgatttcctttaggatggactagtttgatctccttgcagtccaagggactctcaagagtcttctccaaaatcaccattcaaaagcatcaattcttcaccactcagctttctttatagtccaactctcacatccacacatgactactggaaaaaccatagctttgactagacagacctttgtttgcaaagtaatgtctctgctttttaatatgctgtctaggttggtcatagcttttcttccaaggagcaagcatcttctaatttcatggctgtagtcaccatggtggtgattttggagccccccccaaaataaagtctgtcaccgtttccatcggttccccatttatttgccatgaagtgatgggactggataccatgatcgtagttttctgaatgttgagctttaagccaacttcactctcctttttgactttcatcaagaggctcttcagttctttgctttctgccataagggtggcatcatctgcatatctgaggttactgatattccttctggcaatcttgattccagcctgtgcttcatccagcccagagtttctcatgatgtactctgcatataagttaaataagcagcatgacaatatacagccttgacgtattcctttcctgatttggaaccagtctgttgttccatgtccagttctaacacttgcttcttgacctgcctacagatttcttatgaggcaggtcaggtggtctggtattcccatctctcagaattttcaacggtttggtgtgatccacacactcaaaggctttgatgtagtcaataaaacagaaatagatgtttttctggaactctcttgctttttttctatgatccaatagatgttggtttctgatttggtctctggttcctctgcctcttctaaatccagcttgaacatctggaagttcacggttcatatactattaaagcctggcttggagaattttgaacattactttgctagtgtgtgagatgaggacAACTGTGTGgcagtgtgaacattctttgctTGGTTACCATTATTTAAAACCTCTTGAGTGAATTTTACTAAGGCTTTGGTTTGGCTGATTACATTCTCCAGTCCTGTTGAAGAATGTAACATACTGAAGGCGCAAAAATAGCTGCTAAataatcataccagtgaaatacagaTTTCTTGACTTGTCAGGCTCATACCAATGGTAGATTGGTTGTTATTGGGCTAGTACTAATGGTAAATCGGCTGGGGTCATCTCTAAATTGTTGCGTATATGACCCTGagtccagggaagtcctagtgtTCATCTTCCTGTCTATCCCagtgcaagcccatggactagtATCACAGATCCAATTAGACACAGCCCAGTGAATCCCTGGTCATCTGACCCATTTGGTTCCATACCAGTCACTATCTCTAAGGGCAATAATATGTAGGCATTGTTCATAAGGCACCCACCCAAATTTCCTAATGTTACGAGGATGACCATCCTTGGTACCATTTAATTTTTCCCACCAGAGAGGAACTTTTAAACTAAATGACCATAGCCATAGTGTTAACTACAAAAATCAATCCCATAATTGTGGGAGGTTTCCTTCTAATAAATGGGAAGTTACAACTTTTAATTGAAACTTAGCTTCTTGTTCTGATTGAGCTTGAGTGACCCTAAAagaaaattcatatatatggCCAGGGTCAGAGCAGGTATTATTAACTGGCCAGGTGAGAggatcccatctagtaatatcaaGAGTAGCCTGAGCTTACTTTCTTCTAAAATCAGTTTCCTAAGGGCTGGCCAGTCAGTGCCTTGGAAGTGAGAAATTCACCAAAGTAACCAAGAAGTACTAGACATAGGTAATTGGCAACAAACCCAACAATTGGATTGATTTTGAAAACTAGCATAGGATCATGCCCTTGATAGAAAGACATTTGATCTGTATGTAAAGGTTGAAGAAgttaagaaaacataaatgatcatacgaatcaggtccagcatcttgggtAAGGTGTCTGCTGATGTCATCTTCTTGTCTTGGTGTGAGTGTAGTTTGTcctttgaatgttgttttaaagtGAGCTTGAGGTCAGCAGGCCTCTCTATAGACCAATCCAATGTGGAGGccctttttaagtgaaaaataggAATCCAAGAGTCAGTTCCCTTTAGTTTTGTTGCACATGAGCTAGTTAAGAATGCCTGGTAAGAACCTTCCCACCCGGCTTGTAGTGAGTCCTTTAAATGATATATTTGCCAATATATATAATCCCCTGGTTGCAGgggcatctgatcttcatccaaaggtAGATTATTGAGATAAGTTTTAGAAACAAACTTAGAGTGTCCttttaataattcaatttaaCTTTATATCAATATAACTTAACAGCAAGGAATTATCTGGGAGGTGAGTCTAGTAAGTACAGATCCCCATTAACAAAATTGGaatttaatattcattgaaacatactctttttctctctaaaattaccctcatttttaCCAAATTAAGGCTAGTTTGCCAAATAAGTCTGGTCTCAGTAAACTTGGCCCTATTTACATAAGTATGCTTGGTCAGATAGACATTTTGATTGCTGAAACTTATAAGAACTCTCGGActgcactttttaaaagatgtctcAGGGTTAGGAAAGTCACACCAAGGCCTTGTCACAGATTTCGACAAACAGATTTGGGTGAATTCCTCCCTTTTCAAGGATCCCAAAATACCTTGAGGTTTCTGTAACTGTTCAAGAGGTAGCCTTCCTCATTTATTTGATAAAGCTGCTGGGAACCTAAGAGTTTCTAATCTCTGGAGGGATC
Proteins encoded in this window:
- the SFT2D3 gene encoding vesicle transport protein SFT2C, coding for MLHAGVQPRSQRKCQSRPRRQWNHKPRPFRPGGLTAARGPSSFQSRPSRAGSGRLHPPHLATSRKRPSNMADLNRQLQEYLAQGKAGGPAATEPLLAAGEAKESAAGARAWFSRVGLRWTWTQSPAEPAAGQTCLPSVTRTQRLAASGVCLLLAALCFGLAALYAPVLLLRARKFALLWSLGSALALAGGTLLRGGAACGRLLRGEEAPSRPALLYVFALGVTLYAALCLRSTLLTALGACAQVAALLAALLGVLPRGAGTALRITLGRLGPGAALAKALPV